A genomic stretch from ANME-2 cluster archaeon includes:
- a CDS encoding rhodanese-like domain-containing protein: protein MGKKSNPDLISVEMLKDRIDDTGTIIIDVRTASDYAKGHWSSISSWIMYSLP from the coding sequence ATGGGTAAAAAATCGAATCCGGACCTGATCAGTGTGGAAATGCTGAAAGACCGCATTGATGATACTGGGACCATAATAATAGATGTCAGGACTGCAAGTGATTATGCCAAAGGTCACTGGTCATCGATTTCCTCATGGATTATGTACAGTCTGCCATGA